Proteins from one Triticum aestivum cultivar Chinese Spring chromosome 7A, IWGSC CS RefSeq v2.1, whole genome shotgun sequence genomic window:
- the LOC123150784 gene encoding uncharacterized protein, giving the protein MAPSTTTGAVPVPRCPVIFNGQNYRDWVQHMKLHMRGQLVWEHLSGALPCPLLPTPPAELAFPVDADETKQREMLDAFEEATEEYQNQLHLYKQWTNDDARASSILVNSMDVDLTMDVVALTTAYQMWEHLRHRYESTGDAMYLSVVRQEQQLQQGDATVDDFYKEMSAVWRQLDSLGADVCRRCQCCVRQQAKLEVRRLYDFLTRLRPEFEQSRAQLLARHPRLSTLEALAEVRSEEVRLRSTGLLPSSSAVLAARVPPPLPGVPSSTQVAATSTSAFCNYCKQDGHMITECIKRRKQGRRGGRPQKDSGGSSNSREGSLEKVHQEMLTLLRRLTASAPSSGSAGSAGQTSGPPPHSSSGSSYGDSGWDRSSAP; this is encoded by the exons ATGGCGCCCTCCACCACCACCGGTGCTGTCCCAGTCCCACGATGTCCTGTTATCTTCAACGGACAGAACTACAGGGACTGGGTGCAGCACAtgaagctgcacatgaggggccAGCTGGTCTGGGAGCACCTCTCTGGTGCTCTGCCTTGTCCCCTGCTGCCCACTCCTCCAGCTGAGTTGGCCTTCCCTGTTGATGCCGATGAAACCAAGCAACGTGAGATGCTAGATGCTTTTGAAGAGGCCACTGAAGAGTATCAGAATCAACTCCACTTATACAAGCAATGGACAAATGATGATGCTCGAGCCTCTTCTATCTTGGTGAACAGCATGGATGTTGATCTCACCATGGATGTGGTGGCCCTTACCACTGCATATCAGATGTGGGAGCACCTTCGCCATCGCTATGAGTCTACAGGGGATGCCATGTATCTCTCTGTTGTTCGTCAAGAGCAACAACTACAACAGGGAGATGCTACTGTGGATGATTTCTACAAGGAGATGTCGGCGGTGTGGCGCCAATTGGACTCTCTGGGAGCTGATGTTTGTCGCAGATGTCAGTGTTGTGTGCGGCAACAAGCTAAGCTGGAGGTTCGTCGCCTCTACGACTTCCTCACTCGCCTCCGGCCGGAGTTCGAGCAGAGTCGTGCTCAGCTATTGGCACGCCATCCTCGGCTCTCTACTCTGGAGGCCCTTGCTGAGGTGCGATCTGAGGAGGTGCGCCTACGGAGCACGGGCTTATTGCCATCCTCTTCAGCAGTCCTGGCTGCCCGCGTTCCACCACCGCTGCCTGGTGTGCCCTCTTCTACACAGGTGGCAGCAACCTCCACTAGTGCTTTCTGCAACTACTGCAAGCAGGATGGTCACATGATCACGGAGTGCATCAAGAGGAGGAAACAGGGTCGCCGTGGTGGCCGTCCTCAAAAGGACTCGGGAGGCTCCTCTAATTCTCGTGAGGGCTCCCTTGAGAAGGTTCACCAGGAGATGCTCACCTTGCTGCGCCGCCTTACTGCTTCTGCACCATCCTCAGGTTCTGCTGGTTCTGCTGGTCAGACGTCTGGTCCACCACCGCACTCTTCGTCAG GATCGTCGTACGGGGACTCTGGTTGGGATCGGTCCTCGGCGCCATGA